From Paraburkholderia fungorum, the proteins below share one genomic window:
- a CDS encoding sulfonate ABC transporter substrate-binding protein: MSRHPLLTRRAFLAGVGASLAAATLPGVFSSAFAADTHAKEFRIGYQKAASTLVLLKSHGTLEKRLASQGITVKWTEFPAGPQLLEGLNVGAIDFGYVGEAPPVFAQAAGANFVYTAYEIPTPHAEGILVHPDSSIRTLADLKGKKIALNKGSDVHWFLVAALQKSGVKYSEIQPVFLAPADARAAFERGAIDAWAVWDPFLEAAKRQSNARLLADAEGIVSHHQFFLSARPFAQQNGDVLAITMDEVSKEGAWVRAHYGEAAAQLAPIQGLDASVIEAGLRHYAHIYKPVDGEVLAEQQRIADTFSDLRIIPTKIVTKDAALPAKA, translated from the coding sequence ATGTCCCGTCATCCGCTGCTTACGCGCCGCGCGTTTCTCGCTGGCGTGGGTGCGTCGCTGGCCGCAGCCACCTTGCCCGGCGTGTTCTCATCCGCTTTTGCCGCCGATACACACGCAAAGGAATTTCGTATCGGCTATCAGAAAGCAGCCAGCACGCTCGTGTTGCTCAAGTCGCATGGCACGCTTGAAAAGCGACTTGCCTCGCAAGGCATTACCGTCAAATGGACCGAATTCCCCGCCGGGCCGCAATTGCTTGAAGGGCTGAATGTCGGTGCGATCGATTTCGGCTATGTCGGCGAGGCGCCGCCGGTGTTCGCGCAGGCGGCGGGCGCCAACTTCGTCTACACCGCCTATGAAATTCCGACGCCGCACGCCGAAGGCATCCTCGTGCACCCGGATTCGTCGATCAGAACGCTCGCCGATCTGAAGGGCAAAAAAATCGCCCTGAACAAGGGCTCGGACGTGCACTGGTTTCTGGTTGCGGCGCTCCAGAAGAGCGGGGTGAAGTACAGCGAGATTCAGCCTGTCTTCCTTGCACCCGCTGACGCGCGCGCGGCCTTTGAGCGCGGTGCGATCGATGCATGGGCGGTTTGGGATCCGTTCCTTGAAGCCGCGAAGCGTCAGTCGAATGCGCGCTTACTCGCCGACGCGGAAGGGATTGTGAGCCATCACCAGTTCTTCCTGAGCGCGCGACCGTTTGCGCAGCAAAACGGCGACGTGCTCGCAATCACGATGGATGAAGTCAGCAAGGAGGGAGCGTGGGTGCGGGCGCACTACGGCGAAGCAGCAGCACAACTCGCACCCATTCAGGGACTCGACGCTAGCGTGATCGAAGCGGGCTTGCGGCATTACGCGCATATCTATAAGCCCGTCGACGGGGAAGTGCTTGCCGAGCAGCAGCGGATTGCGGACACGTTCAGCGATCTTCGCATCATCCCGACGAAGATCGTCACGAAGGATGCGGCGCTGCCGGCTAAGGCTTAA